The genomic stretch attgaaggaaagTATGGAATGAGAGCTTAGTAGTAAAAGATTCGATGAATTTGACTTGTCATTATACTTGAAAGTAGGGAAAGAATTGAGGTAATTATTAGTACTGGCTATGGAGGATAAGAGAACGAGATTTGATGGTTAAGCTCCATGTACGATAATTTTGAACTAAGATAGAAGAGTaccaaaggaataaaatgcatttttctgcccatttacctcctagagaatttctgctttgaaaaaaaaaacgaggATGTACTAGTTTCTTTTCAAACGCTgatttgaaatatatatatatatatatgctttaagtacgtataattttctgattttggtaaatatgtgaaTTTGACTTGAATCGTAACTGTGACCATTTGTGAATAATTGATGAGTTGAATTTTGTATATGATGGGCTAATACAAGGTTAAAACTTTCTAAATAAAGTTTCcccccttgattgtatactGTTGTATTCTCACACCTGAATTTGTCTCTGCTTTACACTAGGAAGAATGGCGAACTTATGTTTATAATGAAAATCTTGGACCTGATAAGCTTGTTtgtttttagttattttaattACTCTTCTTCTGTTTTAAAATTTAGTTTCAAGACGTGTGAGCATATCTTTGGATGCAGACTGAGGGGACCTTGAGATATAGAGTAACCGCATTCAAGATCATGAAGTTAGTATGCATTGACTTGGCTTCCATTTGACACGTGAGTTAGCAGgttgtacttatttcttgggtttgaacttggaacttGAAACTTTAACTCCAAAAATCCTAAGATTGGTTATTCTTGGAGAGAATGGTGCTCTAGCTGGTGGATGGTTTATTGAAGCGTTTGAACTTCGAATGGATAGTttgattggatctaatttcgtaaaAGCATGTAATCTGATTGGAGTTAGTGAGGTTTGCTCTAATATTGACAGTGGTACGCGTAACATATGAATTTGATTTTCGTTTAAGAGCGTAAGGTCGGAGTTGTGAAGTCTCTTAGTTTGAATTCTTGCACTTGAATACTCGATATTTTTCCTGAGGAAATACTCGTGAATTTTGAACGGAGCATGGTTTAATGTATGATGGTGTGAGTAGAAATTATAAGTGAGTTTGAGAGAAGTTACAATGGCATAAACTAGAGCACAGAGGACTTTGTATGGTACTCGAGATGTAACCGAAGGAGGAGATTGAAAgaatgacttggacttgtcccCTAAGTGTTGACTCGGGTTTTGATGGATTGCGGTAgtggccggaattgttgagaaattttAGTTTAGCATCTTTCTTCTAGTCTTCCCATTTGATTAAAGTTGTAAGTGTCAAAGTTTGAGATGTTTGAACTACCTGAGATTAACCTTGAACTGCCTGGGACCGATTAGACTGAGCTTACTAGAAACATGAACCTGTTTAGATgagtgtgctcttacgtacaCTTAATGACCCGACTTGCCTGAATATAGGATATTTCTtttacgcatgagcaagtagCGTGAGGCGTATGTGACCTTTAGGTGGACTCAAATCCTGTAACTGCTTGAGAATGGGAATCGCTGGGCATAGGTTAGgcgagtgagttcttattcgtatttgtgctccttgaacttgtttgaatttgtttgaacttcttgaactcgTACTCCTGCTTTTGAACCTGTTGTTTATGTGTGGTTGGTAGCTTGGGCCAAGTTGTGTTATCGTCCTGCTTTTGTGAAGGTGTCtaaaggattaagtgctcttttgagcatatcatggaacttgaggaagacagataagtatgtcgggtaggaatcttgaatatggatgatttacgcttgggaccggccggctcgagttatgaattatcttattttagaTTCTTGGACCTGAGTGCCAAAGGATGGAGAGTGCCAGAATGAGGGAATGTATCCTGATGAAATTTGGGTTAAATCTTGATGGCAAGGCCAAGGTACAGAGGGTCTTTACAGTTGACCTAGTAATTAGACCGATTGAGAGGATGAATATGGAagtgttatcatggacgaatcCTACACTAGTCTGGCTAGGGTTTTCTAGAGGGTGACTAGAGAAGTATGGTACATTGAGAAAATCATACCTAagatttgttttctttgttatAATCGTAAGGCCTTGATAGGTATTTATTTGATTCGGGATGGCTTGACTATAATGATCTAGGCTTTTACCTCACTTTGAATAACTAATAACCGTAACTTGGTTCTCGATGAACTACCTTGCCTGTTAAGTCCTTGATACCTGTTCACTATTGACTCCGTGTGAACTTGGTTTGATTAACTATATCCTACTTTTCCGCTTATTTCATTTGAGTATATCTAAGTTTAATCTTCTGTGGTAGAATTAGAAGCAAAGGAACTTAAGAGTTATAGGGTTAGATTGTCACTTATACCTAGTTATTTATTATGATTTATCAACTGGCCTGGCAGGTTATCACTTGAGTTTCACTGAATCTCCACGATGGCACACTTGGTAGgtatgtataaggaaatcgagATTCTTCAAAACGAGGTAGAAGTGCAAAGGAAATTAGTTGAGTAGTGGGAAGAACGATGGAAACGTGAACaatcagagaaaattgagttatTGTATGAGAACATAGAACTGAAAAGGCAATGTGAAAGATTTCCAGCAGAGGctttccatgcaaagaaaaggggtgCACTTAGTGACATTCAAAGGCAGGAACAAGGTAATCCTGGTAGGCCACTCGCTAAGGTAGGTAGATGAGCCATAGGTGTAAGAATTTTGGAGACACCTAAAGAAGATACTCCAAGAGAAGCCTTACAGGAAGATGAAATCTCAACCCCTTACCCATCCTGTAGCTATTGCGGAAAAATTAACCATACTGAGGTGAATTGTTGGAAAAGGAGGGGAGAATGCCTGCGTTGTGGGGGTGCAAATCACCAGGTTGCTAACTGCCCAATTGTTCTACGCGAAGGGAGGAAAACCCAACAACCACCCAATactaaccctggacagacgGAGGACAAAGGGACTGGATCGAAGGAACCGGATCGAAGGAACCGGCTCGGGTTTATTCCCTAGAGCAACTTCAGGTTTCTGGCTCGTTtaaggacgtagaaggtacagTCCGCTGTTTAACgcagattttgatagattccattaaaaaggaaaatttcgaggacgaaatttcttaagggagagagagtgtgagaaccttaaaactttcacattttctcaaccTTTTGTTTATTCTCATTCTCTCttttgaattgaaaaaaaaatttctatccATTTTTAAGGAGGgtttctttttatctttttatatttatatctTTGTTGGGCGAGCGGAGGAACGCaacgtttgaacttggaaaagaagaaaatttttgcaaaaagggaaggggccaaatccggccagtttctggccggatacctggccggattgccttggagttttgaaaaaaaaatgagttagccactgccttgaatccggccaagaatccgacCGGATTGAAAGGTGGCAGCTCCGGCAGCCACTTTTGACCAGCTGTTTTCCTTGataaatatcttgttttggctacaatttgtcctcatttttgcTTCCTTCTTGCCGGCTCtttggagagaaaaacaagagagaaacctcttcaatttctaGTTTTAATTCTcactcaaatcttgagttttcacCGGTGGATTTGCAAACTACTTTGTACAAGTGTTAGCCAAAGTGGGTTAAAGGTGCttgtggagttgtttttggAGGGGAGGTTGTAAGTtcctacctttcttgagttGAGGTGAGATGTTAAGACAATCCTCTTGTTATTTCAATAATGATATTTTGATGCTTTGTAGTGATTAAATATGTTATTTTGTGGAGAATTTCATGGATTGAAGGAGTTTATGGTTAATTTATGATTTATTGTGGATTTTTCCGAGTTTATATAATTATGGTTCATTGGTCTTGGAATGATGGCTTGTTGTGGTATAAAATGGAGCTTGTATACGTTGGATATGattgttgcggaaaatttctggtttgtgcggaaatttcagtttctagggtttaatatAGGGGTTTTCTAATGGTTGGCtttaagcttctaattggcttgaTTAAAGGGGAAATTGTGGCTCTAAGTAAATTTGTTTTATTGCCTATGAACCGTATGTGCAATTGTCGTTGGTAGGGTGCAATTTGGTGATTGTTTGCAAGATGGAAAAACGAAGGAATTTAGGGGTAATGCCGTCCAATTTTTGAGAATATTTGATTGTTTTGACTTGAGTTGACCTTGATTTATTTTGTGGGaattcttgtgatttggaagttgGGATGAGGAAGTTCCATATGCATGATATTTCCGGATTTTGTTTAAGTGATTTCACCTTTGATTTGTCATGTATAGGCTTAGTAGAAATTATTTTAATGTTAAGATGGAATTACTAGTTTTTAATTACCAGTGGTGATGGTTATTTGTAAGGATTAGTTTATGGTATTATGTCCGCCCTCATGTGATACATAGTGGTTGATAATagaatgatagcttgatattGTGATAAATAAGGCTTGGTATGCTAGTTTCAGTGCCCAAAAGAATTGCAGCTAGAGTACATGAATTCCAGCTTAGGGGTAGTAATCTGCCCTATTTTTGTACTGTATGCTTGACCATGTTAAAGACTGAATCAGCCcttgtgcaaaacatgaaaattgtagataTGTGAGTTAGCTacctacctgcaaaatttcagatcgattggagcACTGAAGCCTGTGGAAGGACCGATAAAACCTTGACTGCTCATAGACtctgttttgcggacagttttctgtcctcTCCGAAATTTTGAtgtttgaccatgaaaatgcatgatttggccttagaggtcttcataagaaatgttggtatatgtcttagcttcgaaatgtcataagaatcatttcaatccgataagtgtagctccagttatggatATTATGGCAAAAGGAGTATTTGATAGTCGATGTTGTGTATGTGATTGCTTTGAGATGATTGGTGTTGTTtataggatggaaaagtaagcacATTTAGGGGAGATGCTGTTCAATTTTTTTAGACCGTTTGGTTCCTTTTAGCTTGGTTGCCTTTTGGTAGACTTGAAATGCTTTTGGAGTCGCTCAAGCCCTAGGTCCTTTTATTACCTTTTCGTTCCTAAAACTCATGTTTTGCATTCTTGCGTTAGTAagtatttggcgaggcatacgaccaGTAGTCGGGCCTTACTTGTACATTCGTTTACTCGATtctactcgattttggatatggaagtttcaattgttttacttcgATTATTTTAGGGTTCTTGGCGACTAAAGCTACACCGgcgtgaaaacttttgaagaaTCTTTAcatgaaccggtgagtgtaccactccccttatttgtGGTGAGATGTGGTTTCGGTACATGCTATCTATGATATGGATgattgtactatctgtttattctatttgagacgagggtgtactttatcacactcgttctcttacCTTGTGATCATTTACTGTGTTAACTTGAaactgttatctgtatctgtaacTGTTCCGGCGTCGTTTGGGAGTTTGTACCCAACGACCGTTTTGTGATCTCTGAGCTCAAAAcgtgtggctagttactcgagtcgagtcggcatGGGCTAGGTCGATGAGACAATGAACCACAGTAGTTTATTTTGGAATccttgggtattgagacccttgattcctgtatactcgagtattaccactagtgtactgttgaggtgttcgggcccggtaggggaaaGTTTGGTTGACGGATTGTGgcgtaaagtggggtctacggacatggttATTTTtcatacgttgacggagagtcaacggggtTAGATCAAGTACTGTAACCGGAATTTTggggctcctgagagccacccgtatcctttccaTTTAAGATGTTTGTTTATTTCCGCGTTGAATATGCCTATGTGACAAATTGAATACGAATTTCCGCGTTTCCAAACTGTTATTGTattggtacctcattgaacgtaaagctcaccccgtttccgttaactttgttttccttacagggaatttcttttggaaatcatggtTTTGAGACACGAATGAGCTAGTTAGATATTCTGCGGTTCTTTCATATAGCCCCTCAACAgttggaaaccctaatgtaCCCATCTAATGTTCTCTTTTGGATTTATAAATCTAGTGCCCTGTATATATATGAAAGCATTTTCTCCTATGTATATGGAATTGTATTTAAGTATGTGTACTCTTTAATGTTAGTCAACATTTGCTTATGTTTCaattgtgtaatagttgggctTGTAAATGCTTGGATTTGGGtagatgtatgtgtacgttccacgctcaGAATTAGATTCGCTTCGCGTATGGgatttgtaatttttggagaatttgctGTATAATCGAGTTTTATATTgaaatttaattgaggactgtagtgaacgactgagtcccgacgagagttgggcaggcggtccgccgaaccctttggttcgctttagggggaggtggggctgtcacacagaGGAAGAGTAAATGGTCcaataaaaatgaaaagtgtTATTTCGAGGAAACGATCGAAATACTGCAAACTCGGATATGTTTCCACCTTGCCTTCAATAAACTCAATGACAACATCTATAGTATCAAAACACAAAGAGATAGCGCCAATGGTTAATATCATTTCCAAGATATCTCCATTACAAGAAGATTGTCTTTTTCCCTTGGAAGTAGACCTTTGTTTTCAAATGTTCATGTGACTATTCAATCAAGGTAAACCATTGTAGTAACATGGATTCAAGTATTCATTTTCCATTGTAACATGGATTCAAggattcaagaaagaaataacaATAGCAGCAAGTGTACAGTGCTAAAAAGTGCAAGGTACAGCACAACGGATCTTCTGTGCCACATCCTGTCTCACATCCTATCCCACTCCCTCTAATCTTGCCAAGTGTCCCTTGATAAATCAAACCCTGAAACAACCCGACTCGGACCATATTAAGTTAATTAATCGATTAACCGGGCAGAAAAACTTAATCTATAACCAAAAccgattaaaataaaaattatctcACAAAATCACGATTTATCATGGGAAATAAACCTTAAAACCTTAACAAGCTATGTCCTCTCGTCGTCATTTCCACCATACCCTCTCATTATCTCCCAAAAATCACTCACAATTCACCCTTCTCAAAAGCATCTTCCTCCTTTCAACAATGTCCAAACGAAAGCCTGTTTCGGGTGAATTGTGACCTGTGCTTGTTTTCGAATTTTTGGCGCCTCAGACCTATTAATGGGTATCACTCATCCTTAAAAATTCATCAATTCCACTTATATGTTTTTCTATAGGGAGCAGccaaagaaaaatgatgataCTGACAAAGATGTTCAAACTTGAAATAGACAACTTGAGACACATTTGCGGACTTCGATGATGATGCTATTGAGTTAGAAAAGGTCAATCAGCGAACAGATCTCAGGAATGGAAGTCTTTTGCATCCACTTAAACTCTCAAGCATGTGGCTCCTCAGGCAAATAAGCCAAAGGTGATGGACATTGATTTGGTGTCCTGGATAGTTGAGAAAAAATATAATCTTTTGGTTACATGATACCACATGGTAATAGAATTATCACAGACTCAGTCGTCAAATTGCATACTAACTATGTCCAGAACTTGACCAGGACATTTTGTCCTGTGATGCATTGAGATTCTTTTGTAGTTGGAGAAATGGGATATGTGTGGCTTAGTTGACTTATACATCATTCTCAAATTTGATTTATTTCCCAAGTCTCTTGATTGTAATTTGGATCGAGCCTTCTATGAGATTGACAGAAACTTCTTCTTTCCAAAGCTTTGCGGGTTTAAAGGAAACTTGTTGAATCATGGCATAAATACTAAAATACAATAGGTGGTGTAGTTAGTAATTTGCATGGGCCAGAGTAATATGCTTTCATTGCTACTAACACATAGTGTGAGCCCTTAAGCGACATGGGTCGTGTGCTGTTTAGCGTGGCATCAGGGTCCACAACGGatgtaaaaagaaaagaataatttttGGGTGTTAGATAACAATGATAAAGGAGACttgggaagaaaaaaattttagaaaggGATACTGTTATTTGGTATTGGCAAAAGCTTATCAGTGGCAGCTAGGAATGAGAGAATTGAGAGAGTTGTGAATATGTTGGttttgttgaagatcttctccACTTTTTCCTGGATCTTTGCAAGGTGACATTTTTTCTTTGTATTCCTAGCTGTTGTTTAGGAACAAACATGGCAACTTTTTTCTCGGAATTTGTATTCATGCAAATAGGGCTGTAATGTTCTTCCTTTGCTGAAATTGATGGAGGAATAGTATTGGTCTTATTccagtttgagaaatttttagGATCTGTACATGAATAATATTTTGTGCTCTTATTctaatatatttttgtttttacacTGAACGCAGATTCTAGACATTGTGCCAAATCCTAAACATCTTTATTTCCTGGAGAAACTTCCTGTTACGCCATCATATGCCCAAGCTTCTGTTTTGCTTTGCATGTACTTGCAGAGAAAGGACATATCTGTTATTGAGGTTTGCTCTCTTGATCAACCATTTCTTTTAAAAATTGTTTGTGAATTActaaattaatcaaaaaaagTTTCCATTTGTTGGTTCATAATTAGGAATTTCAACATCCTTATATTTGCACGATCCATATTTTTCAAGTGTTAAATAGaattttgcatatttaattTGGGTATAGATTTCTTATGTTGGTTTACGTCTTTGTGATTGGAAAGATGTGGAGAATGATTTGCCAACTCATGAAATCCAATCATGTCGTAAATTGGACTTTGAAGATGTTGACTCACAGGAGATAAATGATAACGCCTTACCTCTTTGTATTACTGATGGCAATCAatgaaatcaaaattttcttcctTTGGCTATACCAGATGACTTGGTTCCGAAACTTGGCATGGAATTCGATACTGAAGTAGCAACTAGaaatttttaccaaaaatatgcTAAAGCATCTGGTTTTGGAACTCGATTAAGTAAGGGACATAAAGACAAAACTAGTGATATGGTGTTGGATAGGGTTTTTTGCTGCTCCCGTGAAGGAAAAAGGCCAAAAGACAAAGGCAATATGATTGTTAAGTGTCCTCGTCCAGAAACAAGATGTGATTGTGGTGTAAGGATGAAAATCACCTATAGACAAGCTGGAAAATACCGTGTTGTGCAACTTGTTGCACAACATAATCATGAGCTATCAACTCCGAGCAAAACTCATATATTTAGATCTCATAGACACATGACAATGGCACATGAAGCTGAAATAGATATGGCCCGAAGTTGCGAAATTGCACTAAAACAATCAATTGAACTGATGTCGAAACAAGTTGGTGGACAAGAAAATCTTGGATTCATTCGAGATGATTTAAAAAACTACTTACGATCCAAAAGATCCATACCAATGATGCAAGGTGACACAGGAGGAGTCTTAGAGTACTTACGAATGATGCAATTAGAGGATCCAAATTTTTATTATGCCATTCAAGTAGATGAAGATGACTTGATAACTAACATATTTGGGGTTGATGCAAAGATGAGAACTGATTTTGCTCATTTTGGTGATATGGTTTGTTTTGATACAATTTATAGAAAGCACAAAGATGAGAGGCCAATTACATTATTCGTTGGTGTAAATCATCATAAACAAACTATAGTTTTTAGAACTGCTTTATTATATGATGAGATAATTGGAACATTTGAATAGCTGTTTGACACATTTGCTAAGGCTATGATGGAAAAAATACCAAGAACTATTCTTACAGACCAAGACGGAAGAATGGCAATGACTTTGGCTTCTCAATGGCCAACAACATATCACCGCTTATGTATATGGCATATCTATCAAAATGCAGCAACTCATCTAGCTAATGTCTttaaagattttcaaaattttgctgctACTTTTAGTCATTGCATATATGactatgaaaatgaaaatgatttttttgagggATGGAGTGAAATGTTAAAAATGTATGGTCTGGAAGACAACAAGTGGTTGAAGAAAATGTTGGATATAAAAGAGAAATGGGCTTTAGTGTATGGGAGAGAAACCTTTTGTGCTAATATGACCGCGCCCCAACAAAGTGTGTCCAAGAATAGTTTTATAAAGAAGTATGTAAGTTCTAAACATGACTTACTTGAATTTTTTGAACCCTTCCAAAGGCTGTTAGATGATCGTCGCTATGATGAATCCGTAGCAGATTTTAGAGGCAATCAAAGTACACCGACAGTGACATTCCCTTGTAAGATTTTACAGCATGCAGCGAGTATATACACACATGAagtttataaaaaatttaagGACGAGCTATGCAAAGGAATTGATTGTAAATGGGAAGTTGATGGCGAATTCGAAAATCAAGTGATTTATAGATTTACACCATATGGTAAGACTTCCCATCATCTCGTAACTTATGATTCATCCAAGAATTCAATTTCATGTAGTTGTAAGAAATTTGATTTTGCTGGATTTTTGTGTTCACATGCACTAAAAATATTGATGACTCTGAATATTGTTACAATTCCTGATGCATATATATTGAAGAGATGGACAAAAGTAGCTAAAATAGGAAATGTATGTGTTTCTAGTGAAAGTAGCCAGGAAATGGAGTCAAAGGCAAACTTAAGTTTTCGTTACAAAGAGTTATCCTATCTATGTATGCAGCTGATGACAAAAGCTTTTGAATGTGATGAAGTTTATAAAATTGCTAAAGATGGATTTTGAAAAATGTTAGAACAAATGGATGCATGTTGTCAAGGGAAAAAGAGAATGAAAGAAGTGTGTATTGAAGAAAGGGAAGTGTGTATCAAGATGTTGACAATAATCCAACCGAAATCGACTATAGTAAAATAAAAGGCATCAAAGTGAAAGAAAGAgtcacttacaagtcaagcaagaGACCAAGAAGTGCACTAGAAATGGCTACTAAGAAATGCAAGTACAAGGTGAAAGAGAAGTCTTTGTCAAAAAGATTACAAGtttgacaatttatttagtTTACGTGAACAATACTATTTTATTCTTTGACTATTACTTTTTTTTAGTTcctcagttttatgatgaatgaTGAGCATGGAAATAGTATTAGGATCCTTATTTATAATTTGGATAAAAATGATTGTAGGTGTGACGACCGcacctccccctaagacgaaccaaagggtttggcgaaccgcctgcccaactctcgctgggGTTCACTCACATATCATTTCAAGA from Coffea eugenioides isolate CCC68of chromosome 8, Ceug_1.0, whole genome shotgun sequence encodes the following:
- the LOC113780511 gene encoding protein FAR1-RELATED SEQUENCE 5-like, with product MEFDTEVATRNFYQKYAKASGFGTRLSKGHKDKTSDMVLDRVFCCSREGKRPKDKGNMIVKCPRPETRCDCGVRMKITYRQAGKYRVVQLVAQHNHELSTPSKTHIFRSHRHMTMAHEAEIDMARSCEIALKQSIELMSKQVGGQENLGFIRDDLKNYLRSKRSIPMMQGDTGGVLEYLRMMQLEDPNFYYAIQVDEDDLITNIFGVDAKMRTDFAHFGDMVCFDTIYRKHKDERPITLFVGVNHHKQTIVFRTALLYDEIIGTFE